A section of the Shimia isoporae genome encodes:
- a CDS encoding queuosine precursor transporter: MKTIHLPGIFAMAAIVVASNILVQFLFGNWLTWGAFTYPLAFLVTDVMNRVYGKDAARRVVFAGFIVGVICSFIGTKIMLQGDGFTYPAVTLRIAIGSGLAFLTAQLLDVAIFDRLREGAWWRAPLASTLIGSTVDTAIFFTVAFSGALTFIEPVNDVSWAGEVLPLLGVGPMVPLWVSLAVADWMVKLSLALLALVPFRIIVGNLTARTT; the protein is encoded by the coding sequence ATGAAAACGATCCATCTTCCCGGCATTTTTGCCATGGCCGCCATTGTTGTGGCCTCCAACATCCTTGTGCAGTTCCTGTTTGGAAACTGGCTGACATGGGGTGCTTTCACCTATCCGCTTGCCTTCCTTGTGACCGACGTGATGAACCGCGTTTATGGCAAAGACGCCGCGCGCCGCGTGGTGTTTGCCGGTTTCATCGTCGGCGTTATCTGTTCCTTCATCGGCACAAAAATCATGCTGCAAGGCGATGGATTCACCTATCCGGCCGTCACTTTGCGCATCGCGATTGGCTCCGGTTTGGCGTTCCTGACCGCGCAACTGCTTGATGTGGCGATCTTTGATCGGCTGCGCGAAGGCGCGTGGTGGCGGGCGCCGTTGGCCTCGACCCTGATCGGCTCCACTGTAGATACCGCGATTTTCTTCACCGTTGCTTTCAGCGGCGCACTCACCTTTATCGAGCCGGTCAACGATGTGAGCTGGGCCGGTGAGGTTCTGCCTCTGCTGGGCGTTGGTCCTATGGTGCCTCTGTGGGTCAGCCTCGCGGTCGCAGACTGGATGGTCAAATTGAGCCTTGCTTTGCTTGCTCTTGTGCCATTCCGCATCATCGTGGGGAATCTCACTGCACGCACCACATGA
- the recQ gene encoding DNA helicase RecQ — translation MPAAATVLSDVFGFENFRPGQEEIVAAVTRGENVLAIMPTGGGKSLCFQLPALLREGVTVVISPLIALMRDQVRALRESGVEAGALTSGNTDEETAQVWDALSSGRLKLLYIAPERLGSHAALGMLRDINVSLIAVDEAHCVSQWGHDFRPDYLRIGELQRALDVPVAAFTATADAETRAEIVERLFGGLPPQTFLHGFDRPNIHLAFAAKDNPRRQILQFAAARKGQSGIVYCGTRAKTETLAKALRDEGHASLHYHGGMEADERRETEARFQREDGLVVVATVAFGMGVDKPDIRWVAHADLPKSIEAYYQEIGRSGRDGGPAETLTLFGPDDIRLRRSQIDEGLAPPERRAADHARLNALLGLAEALECRRSNLLAYFGETEVTCGKCDLCDTPAEVFDGTEAVRKALSAILRTDEWFGSGHLIDILLGNETDRIRERGHDTLPTFGVGREFSKRQWQAVFRQMMGHDLVRPNPERHGALTMTDNALPVLKGEQSVSLRRDTIKSAERRPSVKTLVNEENAPLMSALKAKRRALAEMAKVPAYIIFNDKTLAEMAETRPANLDEMARVGGVGAKKLATYGDAFLEVINGAVEEMHPSRRKIAGRQDATLYDQLLEAQSQLMRGPEGIDKPMSCSASLLAKVASSRPRDVNDMVRILGDRRTERFGEAFLDVLRAED, via the coding sequence ATGCCAGCCGCTGCCACGGTTCTGAGCGATGTATTCGGCTTCGAAAACTTCCGCCCTGGGCAGGAAGAGATTGTTGCCGCGGTCACGCGAGGTGAGAATGTTCTCGCGATCATGCCCACTGGCGGTGGGAAATCCCTGTGTTTCCAACTTCCTGCCCTCCTGCGTGAGGGTGTGACGGTAGTTATTTCCCCCCTTATTGCACTGATGCGAGATCAAGTGCGGGCGTTGCGAGAAAGCGGTGTCGAAGCGGGGGCGCTAACTTCTGGAAACACGGACGAGGAAACCGCGCAGGTTTGGGATGCATTAAGCAGCGGGCGTTTGAAATTGCTCTACATCGCGCCCGAACGTCTTGGCTCGCATGCTGCGCTGGGAATGCTGCGCGACATCAACGTGTCCTTGATTGCCGTTGATGAGGCCCACTGTGTGAGCCAGTGGGGTCATGACTTTCGCCCAGACTACTTGCGTATCGGGGAGCTGCAACGCGCTCTTGATGTGCCGGTAGCGGCATTTACCGCGACAGCGGATGCTGAAACCCGCGCAGAAATCGTTGAGCGGCTATTTGGCGGATTACCGCCCCAGACTTTCCTACATGGATTTGATCGACCCAACATCCATCTTGCCTTCGCGGCCAAAGACAACCCGCGCCGGCAGATCCTGCAGTTTGCTGCGGCAAGAAAAGGCCAGTCAGGGATTGTTTATTGCGGGACACGTGCAAAAACTGAAACCTTGGCAAAGGCGCTCCGCGACGAGGGACACGCATCTTTGCATTATCACGGCGGGATGGAGGCAGACGAACGTCGCGAAACTGAGGCGCGATTTCAGCGCGAGGACGGGTTGGTCGTGGTTGCAACCGTCGCGTTCGGCATGGGGGTGGACAAACCTGACATCCGCTGGGTGGCCCATGCGGATTTGCCGAAGTCGATCGAAGCTTATTATCAGGAAATCGGGCGATCTGGTCGGGACGGAGGACCCGCAGAGACGCTGACGCTTTTTGGTCCCGATGACATAAGGCTTCGCCGGTCACAGATCGACGAAGGTTTAGCGCCACCGGAGCGCAGAGCGGCTGATCACGCGCGCCTCAATGCACTGTTGGGATTGGCCGAAGCGCTGGAGTGCCGTCGTTCGAACCTTTTGGCATATTTTGGCGAAACCGAAGTTACCTGTGGGAAATGCGATTTATGCGACACTCCAGCGGAAGTTTTTGATGGTACGGAAGCCGTTCGCAAAGCGCTCTCTGCCATATTGCGAACAGACGAATGGTTCGGCTCTGGGCACCTGATCGACATTTTACTGGGCAATGAAACCGACCGAATTCGGGAACGCGGACACGACACTTTGCCGACGTTTGGTGTGGGAAGGGAATTCAGCAAGCGGCAGTGGCAGGCTGTATTCCGCCAAATGATGGGGCATGATCTTGTCCGGCCGAATCCGGAACGCCATGGGGCATTGACGATGACGGATAACGCATTGCCGGTTTTGAAAGGCGAACAATCGGTCAGCTTGCGTCGTGATACGATAAAATCCGCTGAACGCCGCCCTTCGGTGAAGACCCTTGTGAACGAAGAAAACGCGCCGTTGATGTCGGCATTGAAAGCAAAGAGGAGGGCGTTGGCGGAAATGGCCAAAGTGCCTGCCTACATTATTTTCAACGACAAAACGTTGGCGGAGATGGCTGAAACGCGACCAGCCAATTTGGACGAAATGGCGCGGGTAGGCGGTGTGGGCGCCAAAAAATTGGCGACATACGGTGACGCGTTCCTCGAGGTGATCAATGGTGCTGTCGAGGAAATGCACCCAAGCCGCCGCAAGATCGCAGGGCGACAAGATGCAACGCTTTATGATCAGTTGCTGGAGGCGCAATCGCAATTGATGCGTGGTCCCGAAGGCATCGACAAACCGATGAGTTGTTCTGCGTCCCTTTTGGCAAAAGTGGCCAGCTCCCGCCCTAGGGACGTAAACGACATGGTACGAATTCTGGGCGATCGTCGAACCGAGCGTTTCGGCGAAGCGTTTCTCGATGTGCTGCGCGCAGAAGATTGA
- a CDS encoding YggT family protein: protein MPPIATLLDLILSVLFFFMIVHIIMSWLINFQVLNMGQPIVAQIWYGMNRLLNPIYDPIRRVLPDTRPLDLAPLVVFIGVIWVRSSIIPLIPV, encoded by the coding sequence ATGCCCCCAATCGCGACCCTACTGGATCTTATCCTCAGCGTGCTGTTCTTCTTTATGATCGTGCACATTATCATGAGCTGGTTGATCAATTTCCAGGTGCTGAATATGGGACAGCCTATAGTCGCCCAGATCTGGTATGGCATGAACCGCCTTTTGAATCCGATCTATGACCCAATTCGACGTGTCCTTCCGGACACGCGGCCTCTTGATCTGGCGCCGTTGGTCGTTTTTATCGGCGTCATTTGGGTACGCAGTTCGATCATTCCGCTCATTCCTGTCTGA
- a CDS encoding esterase-like activity of phytase family protein, with translation MRRRFAIPLTISHCLVLGLVGLSWVHAGGNEGKARHVSSFRWQLTNTWFGGFSAIDLSDDGLQMVALSDRGYWVEADLVREDGEIAGIKNVQMSRVLRSSGKFARHTGWRDSEGLARLNDGSFVVAFEAEHRVERFEKPGALPQKMPWNKDLDKMPLNGGFEALAVDDAGVLHAMPEVAIRADNSIQVFSLRDQEWSHAFTLTRDKQFQPVGADFGPDGRFYVLERGFNGFGFRTRVRSFLVTGDTAVDEKLLFSRGVAGHDNLEGLSVWQDENGAIRLTMISDDNFRFLQKTELVEYVLP, from the coding sequence ATGCGTCGACGTTTTGCAATCCCCCTGACAATTTCGCACTGTCTGGTTCTTGGTCTTGTAGGCCTGTCGTGGGTTCATGCCGGCGGCAATGAGGGTAAGGCGCGACATGTGTCATCCTTCCGATGGCAATTGACCAATACCTGGTTCGGCGGCTTTTCAGCGATCGACCTGAGTGACGACGGGCTGCAGATGGTTGCATTGTCGGATCGTGGCTACTGGGTTGAGGCTGATCTTGTGCGCGAAGACGGAGAGATCGCAGGGATCAAAAATGTGCAAATGAGCCGAGTTCTGCGATCTTCAGGCAAGTTTGCAAGGCACACAGGATGGCGCGACAGTGAGGGGCTGGCGAGACTAAACGACGGGTCGTTTGTTGTGGCCTTCGAAGCCGAACACCGTGTGGAGCGCTTTGAAAAACCGGGAGCCCTGCCACAAAAGATGCCTTGGAACAAAGACCTCGACAAAATGCCGCTCAATGGCGGGTTTGAGGCCTTGGCTGTTGATGATGCAGGTGTCTTGCATGCAATGCCGGAAGTAGCCATTCGGGCGGACAACTCCATTCAGGTTTTTTCTCTCAGGGATCAAGAATGGTCCCACGCATTTACCTTGACGCGGGATAAACAGTTTCAGCCTGTGGGCGCAGATTTCGGACCTGACGGGCGCTTTTACGTTCTGGAGCGGGGATTCAACGGTTTCGGTTTTCGCACGCGCGTGAGAAGCTTTCTTGTAACCGGCGACACCGCAGTTGATGAAAAATTACTATTTTCCAGAGGCGTAGCCGGACACGACAACCTTGAAGGACTGTCCGTTTGGCAAGATGAAAACGGAGCAATCCGGCTGACGATGATTTCAGACGACAATTTCCGTTTTCTGCAAAAGACCGAACTGGTGGAATACGTTCTTCCCTAA
- the mepA gene encoding penicillin-insensitive murein endopeptidase: MQGVEAKQLFGAKPQASAQSPAPFGSYSKGCVAGGVQLAETGPTWQAMRLSRNRNWGHPEVVDYIKTLSAKAAQQPGWEGLYVGDISQPRGGPMLTGHRSHQLGLDVDIWMLPPKRLNLSVTERENISSISMRRERGAFVNSSWTQQHHEVLKAAASDPRVARIFVFPGAKVQMCKDEKGDRKWLRKIRPWWGHHYHFHVRLNCPKGAQGCVNQDPPPAGDGCDDAQQWVQNILFPPPPDPNAPKPKPRRELTMLDLPGQCVDVLQSP; the protein is encoded by the coding sequence ATGCAGGGCGTCGAAGCAAAGCAACTGTTTGGCGCCAAACCCCAAGCCAGCGCGCAGTCGCCAGCACCATTCGGAAGCTATTCCAAGGGCTGCGTCGCAGGTGGTGTTCAACTGGCTGAAACCGGTCCAACCTGGCAGGCAATGCGCCTTTCACGCAATCGCAATTGGGGTCATCCGGAAGTAGTCGATTATATAAAAACCCTATCCGCTAAAGCCGCCCAACAGCCTGGCTGGGAAGGGCTGTATGTCGGTGACATCAGCCAACCTCGTGGGGGCCCCATGTTAACGGGTCACCGAAGTCACCAGTTGGGACTTGATGTCGATATCTGGATGCTTCCCCCGAAAAGGCTGAACCTCAGTGTTACTGAACGCGAAAACATTTCGTCGATTTCGATGCGACGTGAGCGCGGTGCGTTTGTGAACTCCAGTTGGACGCAACAACACCACGAAGTACTCAAGGCCGCAGCAAGTGATCCACGTGTTGCCAGGATTTTTGTTTTTCCTGGCGCAAAGGTGCAAATGTGCAAGGACGAGAAGGGGGACCGCAAGTGGCTACGGAAAATCCGGCCATGGTGGGGTCATCACTACCACTTCCACGTTCGCCTGAATTGTCCCAAGGGCGCGCAGGGGTGCGTGAATCAGGATCCGCCCCCGGCCGGAGACGGCTGTGACGATGCGCAGCAGTGGGTGCAAAATATTCTGTTCCCTCCGCCGCCGGACCCGAACGCGCCCAAGCCTAAACCACGCCGCGAACTCACAATGTTGGATCTCCCCGGCCAATGCGTCGACGTTTTGCAATCCCCCTGA
- a CDS encoding ATP-binding protein, whose product MSLTQKIADERRARLAAEKLLELKQTELITLKERWGAKSQKLAKEIHEVRADYKTVVRQQRQLQTAAEEAAHRADQAEQRLWNSIGAVRDGFAFFNAKGEMIGANPAYLACFNNAEEVRPGTHFDDLVTFAIKEGVIDLNGEDPTAVRDALSQSLADEHAPPLTLKLWNDRFVQFSVKAGEHGERISLIMDVTEAITYEASLIAAREAAEAAQQAKSAFLSNMSHEIRTPMNGLVGMADLLMETELSEEQHLFASTIKSSGEALMSVINDVLDYSKIGAGSMAIRKEAFDLERCIHEVIAMLQIPARERGLELSVDYDLFLPTEFVGDPARIRQVLTKLVENAIKFTREGHVLVRVVGVILHEGEETVLHVTVQDTGIGIAADRLDHIFGEFTQVDEAQNREYEGTGLGLAITRKLIHRMGGEIWVDSVEGEGTSFGFRLALPVHESCEQIPTPLPEHVEHIVVASDISINCDLLKKQLEQLGARVSICSEEHKVMRIAQDADLIVIDHGPGHMDALEVAITLESQDVQAPVILMTGDENIRTQALDMPIVKAVVRKPISRNALCRCIEEAAGTSLPVDLAQSTGEMRRMRILSAEDNKTNRLVLKKLLKPLDLELEFAHNGIEVLEKYAANLPDLILMDISMPQMDGKEATRRIRSIERESQRHTPIVALTALAGDGEEDDIRAAGLDVYLTKPIRKSEVFGVISDAQPEGVSNPFMGDDIPDHSSQLSG is encoded by the coding sequence ATGTCGCTTACCCAAAAAATTGCGGATGAACGACGCGCGCGACTCGCCGCAGAAAAGCTGCTTGAGCTGAAACAAACGGAGCTGATTACGCTCAAGGAACGCTGGGGGGCAAAGTCTCAAAAACTGGCCAAGGAAATCCACGAAGTCCGTGCCGACTACAAGACCGTCGTGCGTCAACAGAGGCAACTGCAGACCGCAGCCGAAGAAGCCGCTCATCGTGCCGACCAAGCAGAACAGAGATTATGGAATTCAATTGGCGCAGTGCGGGATGGCTTCGCTTTCTTCAATGCCAAGGGAGAGATGATCGGCGCAAACCCCGCTTATCTCGCCTGTTTCAATAATGCCGAAGAGGTCAGACCGGGCACCCATTTCGATGATCTTGTGACCTTTGCAATCAAAGAAGGCGTGATCGACCTAAACGGAGAAGACCCAACGGCGGTGCGGGACGCTCTTTCACAGAGCCTAGCAGACGAACATGCGCCCCCGCTCACCCTCAAACTCTGGAACGACAGGTTTGTTCAGTTTTCAGTCAAAGCAGGCGAGCACGGCGAGCGCATCAGCCTGATTATGGATGTGACTGAAGCGATAACTTACGAAGCATCCCTGATCGCCGCACGGGAAGCGGCCGAAGCGGCACAACAAGCCAAATCAGCTTTCCTATCAAACATGAGTCATGAAATTCGCACTCCGATGAACGGGCTTGTGGGTATGGCAGACCTTTTGATGGAAACCGAACTGAGCGAAGAGCAGCATCTATTTGCCTCCACCATCAAAAGCTCAGGCGAAGCATTGATGTCAGTGATCAACGACGTGCTGGACTACAGCAAGATCGGCGCCGGAAGCATGGCCATCCGGAAAGAGGCCTTTGATCTTGAGCGCTGTATCCACGAAGTGATCGCGATGCTCCAAATTCCGGCGCGAGAGCGCGGTTTAGAATTGTCTGTGGATTATGACCTGTTCCTGCCGACAGAATTTGTCGGCGATCCGGCGCGCATTCGCCAAGTACTCACAAAGCTTGTCGAAAATGCGATCAAGTTCACCCGTGAAGGGCACGTTTTGGTCCGAGTCGTTGGCGTTATATTGCACGAAGGCGAAGAAACGGTGCTGCATGTGACAGTGCAAGATACCGGCATTGGTATTGCGGCAGATCGTCTGGATCACATCTTCGGTGAGTTTACACAGGTTGATGAGGCTCAGAACCGTGAATACGAGGGAACAGGGCTCGGTCTCGCGATAACCCGTAAACTTATTCACCGCATGGGTGGAGAAATTTGGGTCGACAGCGTCGAGGGTGAAGGCACTTCGTTCGGGTTCCGCCTAGCCTTGCCGGTTCATGAAAGCTGCGAGCAAATTCCTACTCCTCTTCCTGAACACGTCGAACATATCGTTGTGGCATCCGACATTTCCATCAACTGCGACCTATTGAAAAAACAACTTGAGCAACTTGGAGCACGTGTTTCCATTTGCAGTGAAGAACACAAAGTGATGCGAATCGCGCAAGACGCCGATTTGATCGTAATTGATCATGGTCCCGGCCATATGGATGCACTTGAAGTTGCAATAACGCTGGAGTCGCAAGATGTGCAAGCTCCAGTGATCTTGATGACAGGCGATGAAAACATTCGCACGCAAGCTTTGGATATGCCGATCGTCAAAGCGGTTGTCCGCAAACCGATTTCTCGAAACGCATTGTGCCGTTGTATAGAAGAGGCGGCAGGTACGTCCCTACCCGTGGATCTTGCCCAATCGACCGGTGAAATGCGTCGAATGAGGATTCTTTCAGCAGAAGACAACAAGACCAATCGGCTTGTTCTGAAAAAGCTGCTCAAGCCGCTGGATTTGGAGCTTGAATTTGCTCACAACGGTATCGAGGTTCTGGAAAAGTACGCGGCCAACCTGCCTGATTTGATACTCATGGATATCTCCATGCCTCAGATGGACGGTAAAGAAGCCACAAGGCGAATTCGCTCAATAGAACGGGAAAGCCAGCGCCATACGCCCATTGTGGCTCTGACCGCCTTGGCCGGAGATGGTGAAGAAGACGACATCCGTGCCGCAGGGCTGGATGTATATTTGACCAAACCAATCCGGAAATCAGAAGTTTTTGGCGTCATTTCAGACGCACAGCCGGAAGGTGTATCGAACCCCTTCATGGGCGACGACATCCCTGATCACAGCTCTCAGCTTTCAGGATAG
- the arfB gene encoding alternative ribosome rescue aminoacyl-tRNA hydrolase ArfB translates to MLVVAENITLQDWELTEQFVRASGPGGQNVNKVATAVELRFEAERSPSLPPQVKARLKRLAGRRWTKDGAIVIQCDETRSQSRNRDIARDRLAELIRKAMVAPKRRIKTKPTYGSQQRRLKAKKERGEVKAMRGKVNRED, encoded by the coding sequence ATGTTGGTTGTCGCCGAAAATATCACTCTTCAGGACTGGGAGTTGACGGAGCAGTTTGTGCGCGCCAGCGGGCCTGGTGGTCAGAATGTGAACAAGGTCGCGACCGCCGTCGAACTGCGCTTTGAAGCCGAGCGTTCGCCGTCCCTTCCGCCGCAGGTCAAGGCAAGGCTCAAGCGTCTGGCCGGACGGCGCTGGACCAAGGACGGCGCGATTGTCATCCAGTGTGACGAGACCCGTAGCCAGTCCCGGAACCGTGACATTGCCAGAGATCGATTGGCTGAATTGATCCGAAAAGCCATGGTCGCACCGAAGCGTCGAATAAAGACAAAACCAACTTACGGAAGCCAACAACGCAGGCTAAAGGCAAAGAAGGAACGGGGCGAGGTCAAGGCCATGCGTGGCAAAGTGAACCGCGAAGACTAA
- a CDS encoding MFS transporter, which produces MTEVSARKRIWGWFFFDWASQPYHTLLVTFIFGPFFAVVATNYFMGTGLEEDAAKASAQSLWAWNMGIAGLIIGFGAPLMGALADTSGRRRTYIAFFSVMYFVGAAALWFTDPAGSNMYWMLAFFAFGFIGAEYALIFVNSQLPDLGTEEEVGEISGSGFAFGYFGGLIALIIVLIFFAEQGGGRTIAGLAPGLGLLNPEMSEGTRSVGPITALWFAVFMVPYFRWVHEPVVSKVRGTVRDAMGSLMTSIKHLKHRRSLLNLLISSMFYRDALNGIYAFGGIYAFNVLDWTVPQVGIFGIIGAASAALFSWLGGKLDRRVGPKPVVVGAIWVLIVICFTMINMSREAIFGFALPEGSSLPDVLMMAAGALIGGMGGTLQASSRSLMVRHTDPKSPAESFGLYGLSGRATAFIAPILIGVATTMTESARLGVSPVIGLFLLGLILLRWVNAAGDSETWESAA; this is translated from the coding sequence ATGACTGAGGTTTCCGCGCGCAAGCGCATCTGGGGTTGGTTCTTTTTTGATTGGGCCAGTCAGCCTTATCACACGCTTCTGGTGACTTTTATCTTCGGGCCGTTCTTTGCGGTTGTGGCGACAAACTACTTCATGGGAACGGGTCTGGAGGAGGACGCGGCAAAAGCCAGCGCGCAATCTCTTTGGGCCTGGAATATGGGGATCGCTGGCCTGATCATCGGGTTTGGCGCACCACTAATGGGTGCGCTTGCGGACACCTCGGGACGCAGACGCACCTACATCGCCTTCTTTTCCGTCATGTATTTTGTTGGTGCTGCCGCTCTTTGGTTCACCGATCCTGCAGGCTCTAATATGTACTGGATGCTGGCCTTCTTTGCATTCGGGTTCATCGGCGCGGAATATGCTCTGATCTTCGTGAACTCTCAACTTCCTGACCTCGGAACCGAAGAAGAAGTCGGAGAGATTTCTGGCAGTGGGTTTGCATTTGGTTACTTCGGCGGATTGATCGCACTGATTATCGTTCTGATTTTCTTTGCCGAGCAAGGCGGAGGGCGCACGATCGCAGGCCTGGCACCCGGACTTGGGCTATTGAATCCCGAAATGTCCGAAGGAACGCGGTCAGTTGGCCCAATCACAGCACTTTGGTTCGCGGTCTTTATGGTGCCTTATTTCCGTTGGGTTCATGAGCCAGTTGTCAGCAAAGTGCGTGGCACTGTCCGCGATGCGATGGGATCCCTTATGACCTCCATCAAGCATCTGAAGCACCGGCGGAGCCTGCTTAACCTGTTGATTTCATCTATGTTCTACAGAGACGCCCTAAATGGCATCTACGCGTTTGGCGGCATCTATGCCTTTAATGTTCTGGACTGGACGGTTCCGCAGGTTGGTATTTTCGGCATCATTGGTGCTGCTTCTGCCGCCCTGTTCAGTTGGCTGGGTGGTAAACTTGACCGCCGCGTTGGCCCCAAGCCTGTAGTAGTCGGTGCAATTTGGGTACTGATCGTCATTTGCTTCACGATGATCAACATGTCCCGCGAGGCTATTTTCGGCTTCGCCCTTCCTGAAGGGTCGTCGCTTCCAGATGTTCTGATGATGGCAGCCGGCGCGCTGATCGGCGGAATGGGAGGCACATTGCAGGCTTCCAGTCGTTCTCTCATGGTGCGGCATACTGATCCAAAGTCACCTGCAGAGAGCTTCGGTCTCTATGGACTGTCAGGTCGGGCAACGGCGTTTATTGCTCCGATCCTTATCGGAGTGGCGACAACCATGACCGAATCCGCGAGATTGGGCGTTTCGCCGGTAATCGGTCTTTTCCTGCTTGGGTTGATCCTGCTACGCTGGGTCAACGCAGCGGGAGACAGCGAAACATGGGAAAGCGCAGCCTGA
- the yaaA gene encoding peroxide stress protein YaaA — protein MLTVISPAKRLNWDAVDGPVTAPEFQEDAIRLSKTMRNLTLGDLQKLMDLSPDLARLNRDRFKAFSDTPSVEATRPAVNAFAGDTYIGLDAGSLETEETDWAQDHLRILSGLYGVLRPRDAIQPYRLEMGSRLKTRRGKSLYDYWRDGPAKALRAQAEKTGSDTLLNCASQEYFGAVDLKALKLRVVTPVFMEERNGQAKIVSFFAKKARGAMARFVIQNRVVDAEGAKDFDLGGYAFQPSMSDGDRWVFLRDYPES, from the coding sequence ATGTTGACTGTGATTTCTCCGGCGAAGCGATTGAATTGGGACGCCGTCGACGGTCCAGTGACCGCTCCTGAATTTCAGGAGGATGCAATTCGCCTGTCCAAGACTATGCGAAATTTGACACTTGGCGATCTTCAAAAGTTGATGGACCTAAGCCCGGATCTCGCTCGGCTCAACCGGGATCGTTTCAAGGCTTTTTCGGACACTCCAAGCGTCGAGGCGACTCGACCGGCGGTTAACGCCTTTGCGGGTGACACGTACATCGGTCTGGATGCCGGCAGTCTGGAAACCGAAGAGACGGACTGGGCACAGGATCATCTGCGTATTCTATCCGGGCTATACGGGGTGCTGCGGCCGCGCGACGCGATTCAGCCTTACCGCTTGGAGATGGGTAGTCGTTTGAAAACCCGTCGCGGCAAATCGCTTTACGACTATTGGCGCGATGGACCAGCCAAGGCGCTACGGGCGCAGGCAGAAAAAACGGGCTCTGACACGCTGCTGAACTGTGCAAGCCAAGAGTATTTCGGTGCTGTGGATCTAAAGGCACTCAAGTTGCGCGTGGTGACACCTGTCTTCATGGAAGAACGTAATGGGCAGGCAAAAATCGTCTCGTTTTTTGCCAAGAAGGCGCGCGGTGCAATGGCGCGATTTGTGATTCAGAACCGTGTTGTTGATGCGGAAGGCGCCAAGGATTTCGACCTCGGAGGTTATGCGTTTCAGCCATCAATGAGCGATGGAGACCGTTGGGTTTTCTTGCGGGACTATCCTGAAAGCTGA
- a CDS encoding acyl-CoA thioesterase: protein MYPIMRMVKELVKYRNSAPLPLTGTHVSEHRCWPSDIDLWLELNNGRTLTLFDLGRIPLARRNGLIDTLRKNRWGMTMAGASVRYRRRIRTFEKITMYSRAVYWDDKFVYLEQSMWKQNGECANQALYRAAITGKDGIVSPSTVMAAMERQEATPEAPAWVRNWIAADATRPWPPQKD from the coding sequence ATGTACCCGATCATGCGCATGGTCAAGGAACTGGTTAAATACCGCAACTCTGCGCCACTACCATTAACAGGCACGCATGTGTCTGAGCATCGGTGTTGGCCAAGTGACATCGACCTCTGGCTGGAACTCAACAACGGGCGCACGCTGACGCTGTTCGACTTAGGCCGCATTCCATTGGCGCGGCGAAACGGATTGATAGACACTCTGCGCAAAAACCGTTGGGGTATGACAATGGCGGGAGCTTCTGTGCGGTATCGCCGGCGCATCCGGACGTTTGAAAAAATCACCATGTATAGCCGTGCGGTTTATTGGGACGACAAATTTGTCTATCTCGAGCAATCCATGTGGAAGCAAAACGGTGAATGCGCCAATCAGGCGCTATACAGAGCAGCGATCACAGGAAAGGACGGCATCGTCTCGCCATCAACTGTGATGGCCGCCATGGAGCGACAAGAAGCGACACCCGAGGCACCAGCATGGGTCCGAAACTGGATTGCCGCTGACGCCACGCGCCCCTGGCCTCCACAAAAGGATTAA